Within the Takifugu flavidus isolate HTHZ2018 chromosome 20, ASM371156v2, whole genome shotgun sequence genome, the region TGATGTCTTTCAGGCTGATCTCGGGGACATGCTGCACTGACAGGACCACAGTGTGGACACGCAGAGGCTCCAAGGCTCCCTTGTTGTCCTGGTACTCCACAGTGAcctgcaggagaacacaggCCTTTATCCCACCTACTCTGTTACTACTGCATGGAGAGGCGAGAAAATATCATTCGGATGGTCCACATATCATGGCGAAACACAAGGCTCACTTGTGATTTGGAATCTGGTAAGATCCAGGGACACTCTCTAGTGCGGGACAGCTCCTTCATCCTGTAGTTGAGTTTGTGGGCCAGGAGGATGGTGAGCGGCATGCACTCCTCCGTCTCATCGGTGGCGTAGCCGAACATCAGACCCTGGAGGAACAGAGGCGACCACATATCAGGAAAATAGGTCAGCATAAATATGAACATTTATAGGCTCAAATCTTGGACAATCTGTGTCACTGCAGCAAAAAAACATAcattcaaggacaaaaggaaagAATTCTGCATTAATATTAGATATTTATTGGAGGTGTGAAATGAACTAAACagttttttgtttaatttttcgTGGTTTTTTAACGGCATCGCAGCATATTTAACCAGAATACTGAACCTGGTCTCCTGCGCCGATGTCCTCCTGATCCCTTCCTTCAAACACACAGTCGGAGATCTCGGCACACTGAGGCTCCAGGGCAACCAGCACGTTGCAGGTCTTGTAGTCGAACCCTGCGGATCACAGCTGGGACTCAGCAAACGACGCCGTTCAATCACAACAAATACGGAATTCCACCGTTCTGCACCTTTGGCGGAGTCGTCGTAGCCGATGGACTTCACGGTATTCCGGACCACCTTCTGCAGATCCACTGTGGCTTTAGAGGTCACCTCTCCAACCAGCAGGATCATTCCAGTCTTGGTTACACACTCTGTAATAAAAGGGTCTTTACGCCTCTGATAATAAACCTCGGTGACGTAACGCTGGAGTGACCTTTGACTAAGGGGTCACAGTTGAATCTTGACTAAGATGCTTGTATAATCGTGCTAATGGTCAGAAATGCGCATTAACATCGCGACATTGGTGCATATTAAGAGCCTTTGGTAAAGATCTGGGCGCCTCATTACCACAGGCCACTCTGGAGTCAGGGTCTTCTTTCAGGTAGGCGTCGAGCACAGCATCACTGATCTGATCGCACATTTTATCTGTGAGACgcggaggaaaagaaaaaggtttatttgaGTTTGAGATGTAGGTTTATCTGAGTTTCTGTCACTTTGAACATGGTTTCTTGAAGCAGCGTGGGACGCTGATACTCACTTATCAACAGAGACATTTTAAAATCCAACAGTAGAACATTTCTTTCAAGCTATTATTGGGATTGGAATTGAATTTAACTGTACATCCAGCGTTGTTCGCTGAGGTAAGCATGAGACGGCAACATGTCCACGCATGTCCACGCATGTCCACGGTACCTGCGTGTCCTTCTCCGACTGACTCGGACGTGAAGAGAAACGTTCTCCCGCTTCTGGTGGCTCCGCTGGGGTTCATCTTCAGTTCCGAAACGAAAGCTGAGTGACTAAAAAGACGTGGAGGAAGGAAGCGTGGCGCTGGAACGTCGCTGAGTGGACTGAAGCTATCTGAGGAACGCTGATAAAGGATGAAGTAGCAATGATTAACTCTGCAACTCGGAAGTGGAGTTTTTTTCTGCCTAAATGACAACATGAAGTGGGAGGCATCTTAGCAAAAGTAGTTGGAAATTCACATATGATTATACAAAGGCAGCCATTGAGTGCGGACTTAATTTCATTTTGTTATTTCGGAGGTttattcattacatttttccGTTAAGAAGTATGTGCTTCATGTTTCGGGACACCCAGATTTTTCCATGTTTAGCAACACGAGTTCGAGACAGTAAACATGTAAAAGATGTTCCTGGACACCGGAAGTTCGGTTAAATGACAGCGGATGTAGTTCCGGGGTCATTGGGGGCGGGTTACGTCAATTTCATCATCTGCAAGAATCTCCGTCTCTTTTAACATCTCAGTAAAAGTCGAAATAAAAGTTTCGAACCTTCTTGATtaagttattttaaaacaaaatgtatAGAGTAATATGACCTCATCACGAAGTAATATCAAATTATATCATTTTACAGTTGCAAAAGTTCTGTTTTATTAGCACTTATGTGTGTGTTCGCGTCCGAAATGTGCACCAATTTGTGCATGTTCATTATTATctaaaatttattttaaatattttttttcttttaaagaaaatcaGGTTCAGCTTGAGAAAGTACAGGAAATGAAGTGCTGCAGCAGAGTGACATCACTTTTTACTGCCTTGCAAATATCACTGTGTAGAAAAAGGAGCCCTTTGCCCGGACATACCTGCCAACAACTCCGCaacttcagcagcagaggaTGGTATGTAAAAGGCAGCAGACCTTTACAACTCAAATGTATTTGTTAGTAGAATTTAAACTGTATTTATAGGCCAAATTGTGGCtgatgaaaagaggaaaagaaaagagctgcGTGTCTCAGTTCCTGATGTTGTCTGATTCCTGGTGAGACAACCATACTTAGAGGCAACAGTTCGGTTAATAAGTAACAGAAAGGTGCAGCCGGTTGCTGGGTCAACTCAAACTGTGGCTCAGACGGCAGCAGGAGCCCAGAAACTCCGGGTTTATCAATTATTACGGCAGGTGACATCTGTATGCAGCGGGAGAGAGTTGCTGGTTGAGGctgactgatggtgagtggtgCGCTCGACTTTTCGCCTTAATTATTCTCGAATTGTGGCAGATACTCGCGCTTGGTCGTCTAAAAGGCAGGTTTACTTAGTAACCTGGGCTGGAGGTTCGTCATGTGACTCTGGCTCCGAGCCCTGCGTCGTTTATTTTCCTATTATCTGGACTGTGGCGGCGAAGATCAGGCCGACGCAAATGGGAACTTCAGAGAACCGTTGAGCACTCTGGTGTCGTCATCTCCCGCAGGATGTCACGAGCCCTCACGAGCCGACCCGCGGCCAGTCGACTCAAGTGGACCACGTGCAGAATCAGGTCAACGAGGTCAAAGTCATCCTGACGGACAACATCAGCAAGGTGctgcagaggggggagaggctGGACGACCTGATCGGGAAGTCCGACGACCTGCAGGCCTCCGTGAGTGTTTAACCGCACGAGCCGCCGACCCGGATGTTTTAAAGAGGGTAAACATGTTCGCTCCGGGTGCTTATAGATGATGTCCACAGTAACAGATCACCATTCATCTGCTATTAACATCTACCCCCAATAAATGACTGTTGTCTACTCAGAGTACTGGTACTGCTTGACACACTTTTCAAGGAAATAACTTTGGTGCaatcattttattctttatttccttccttGTTATCTGACAGTCACAGCAGAGGACCCATCTTTTAACTTCAAGAGGTCTCCTTTGTTTTGAATTTTTAATGCAGAACACTCATTCGCCTCAGAACCAAAGACAAAGTCAACAGTTGCCTCTTTTTTTAAGGATCTTTCCTTAGTTTTATTGACATGATTTTTCTAATTTTTTTAGGCAGACTCGTTCCAAAGAACGTCTACGCGAGTCGCCAGGAAGTACTGGtggaaaaacataaaaatgatgaTTATAATTGGCATCATTGTgctgatcatcatcatcctcatcatcctcttcgcGACGAACGTCATCTAAACCTCAGATCAAAGCAATCAAGCTGTAGGATGACTGATCTCACCACGTCAGATCATTTgatctcttttcctccctcaagGTCTTAAATATTTATCAATTTCAAACATGATTTTGTGACATTCTTAAAATGAGAATACTTGTGGTTAAGTTGAAACCGAGAACGGaacactccaagttattaacaCAGGTCTTTACATTTCAAAAAAAGATCACAAATCTAAGTGCTTATCGCGTTTATTATCACATTCCTTAATGTATAATGATCacctgtgtgtatatatgttgATGTTTATGCGAGTCAAACTCTGTAATGACAAATATAATGTTGCCGGTGTGTGTAAAACTGTAAGAAGTCATTTTCTATGATCTACAACAGGACTCGGTGTGTGATCTGTTCAAACCAAACAAGCATTTTAGTCACGTCCGTAAAGAAGCGAGTCACAAACAGCGTAATAgaacaacaaatacaaacaggAAGGGAGGCAGTCATCTAAATCAAGGCAAGACATCAAAACCTTTGAATATACGACAAATACTAGGTAGAGTCAGACGAAAAGGGTGTAGGTCATAGTGCTCTCCGCGTGTTTCTTtacgaagaagaaaagaaaacaacaatcatATCGATTGTTACTGGATACATCATCTCTCTGGCCAATGATCCACCAGCTCAGCTGCCTTTGTTCGCTCTGAAACCTatgaaaaacatacaaaaacaaatcagcttCAGGTGAAAAACAAAGACCACTCAAATACAGATAAATTAGGAGTCCCCTGTGTCTTAATGTTACAAAAAAATTAGGAAAAGCAAACTGAGAACATTAACATTTTACAGTAAATTAAGTGCTAGAGATCCTCAAGTGCAATAGCCTGAAGAGGTCAAAGCCCAAATACTAAACGAAAAAGAACCTTCGAGACACACTTTTATAAAAGGCAATGCATGCAAATTTTCTGGAAATGTGgtgacatgtttgtttgtgttattatttctctttttttttttctttttttacaaaagaggaaaattcAAGAAATTACAAGAAAGTTAACAAAAGAGGAGTCTTTTCCCAACGCCGTCCACAGAGCAGTACAGATACACAGAGTAAAGCACTTTATCCCCCATCACTGTGGAGTCCAACTACGAACCAGCTTTAAACTCATGGactaaataaagaaacaaacatttcagtAAGATTAGGAATACATATATTAACAATAGGAACTGGGAAGTCCAGAGAATGCTGTACATATCCTTTGAAAAACAGATAGTTATATTTATAAAGTTACTTGTGGGGGAGTTAGGGCctgtaaaaaatgacaattacAAGTGTGTATTTTAATTCTTACATTACAATCAATTGCAAACAGCTTAAAAATGGAAAGGAAGATGACAAAGCTGGACGTGTCCCATATTGTTTTAGTTTAGAAATGCTGATACAGGATGTTGTAAGACCATACCAAATGGCAGCATTCGAGAGCGTACGCTTCTCGTACCCGGTCCGCATTGAGCGGGCCCTGAGAGTATCTGGGAGTCAGCTCATGGCCTGCAAGGAAGCTCCGCTGGCAGGTACAAACAAGGTATGTCAGAGTTAGGAGACAACATACttccttttctgtttccttGCACATCCTTAACTTTGGCATCCATTTACAGTAGTAGCAGTACTTTACCTGTTAACTTTacagttagaaaaaaaaaaatttttttcaAATGAGGCAGCAGAAGGCCGGCTGCTTAAGTAATCGAGTGTAGCCTCTATGTTACCACTACTGTAAAGCACATGAGGGTGCTGAGAAAAAGAAATTTACAAATGATGTTACAAACAACAAAGTAAGATGACTACTACAGAACGTTTACAGGAAGTGGTATAATTGTTGGTGCTACATACCTGCTTGAGGATGAGGATTTCCCCATTAATAGGGCTTGTAACTGTTGGTGTGTCCACCACGCCGTGGTGACTTGCCATATCCCCCGGATTGATCTAGAAATCAATACGAGCCAGAtctaaaaatgctgaaaataaaggcaaaagTGGGATTTTCACCAATAGATCCACTTACCGTTGTAGTCACCATATCCGTAATTGTAACCAGAATAATCGTAGCCACCATATCCTCCATACCCTTGATTATTGTAACCATAATTCCCATAATTCCCATAGCCTTGATTCCAGTAGTTGCCGTAACCCTGGTTCCAATTTTGATTGGGACCTGTGTTGAAAGAGGATTTTAGTTCCAACTACGATTACGAAACAGGTGGCGGCGCTGACCCGAACCTCCTCGCAAGGATGTTTCAAATGCGCCGTCGCCTTGTGTTTATCAAAGCACCAACGAATCGTGCACGGCATTCGTGTACTGTTGCTATGCCGTTCAGAAGCGTGTGCTACAGCCACATCTACTGAATATGTTccacccacctcctcttcctcgagCCCTGGATGAGTATCCGCCACGGCCGCCCcagtactgctgctgctggtactgCTCCTTTGACACGGCCACTTTAATTTCACACTGAAAGCAAGAACGTTTGATCTGATTCAATTGGAATTCTATATCACTGGTAGGAAATTCGGTAGATCTAAAAAGGGCAAGCACCTTGCTCAGTCCGATGTTGTGAAACTTTTTCTCCATGATGCATTTCACTGGCTCTTCCTCTTTGAATGTGATGAAGCAAAAGCCtctccttttgtttgttttggtctcCATGGGAAGTTCAATTGACTCCACCTGTTCGGGATGACAGTATATATATGAATCATTTTGCAGTTATCATGTGGCGTATGTTAAATATCAGCACATACATCACATAAATCAACTCTGCTAAATGAGTGCAAggattcaaaacaaacaaacaaacataggTACCTCCCCAAAGGCACCAAAGTACTCTCTGACTTTCTCTTCTGGGGTGTCTGGAGAGAGACCACCGACAAAGATCTTCTTCACAGGCTCCTTCCCCTTCATGGCTTTGGCTTTTTTAGGGTCAATTACTTTCCCATTGAGTTTATGTTCCTTCTGCGAGGCAACCTTTATTACAGTAAGAACCGATACTTCATTTAGGCACGGTATAAGAGTGGTCTTCAAACATGCATGCATATATGCATCTGACTACACCACACAGCTGATGTCCTATAGACTGTATCACCTTCTGCTTTCATTTCTTATCATGCACATGATGTAGACATTTGTGTTTATACCTTTTCAACACTCTCAGGTTCTTTGAAGAGCACAAAGCCGAATCCCCTCGATCTGCCAGTTATGGGGTCCAGTTTTAACGTACAATCTACCACCTCCCCATACTTGCAAAAGTAATCTTTCAGGTCTTTCTTTGTTGTGTCCCAGCTGAGCCCACCAACGAACATCTTCCTATTGTCAAAGGCAGCGCATTTGGGTGATTAAGCTTGCACAATGACGGGAATTCAAAGAAGCGCTGCAGCCACCGCAGCCTTACCCCTCATCCTCTTCGTTTTTGCTGGCGTCGATCCGCGACCCGTCGGCCTCGTCGCCCATCGGGCCACAGTCTCCAGCCGCGGACATCGGATCATCACAGTTGGCCTCCCCGTCTTCTTCCATTCTCGTCATGATCGTGTCGTCGCTAAATTCGTAGTTTTCACACATGGCTTCGGTTTTTCGATTGCTTCCAAAAGTCGTCAGGAAGAACGTTTGAAAAAGCGACTAATTCTGAAGTCAAGCTGGGCTAGCTCACGCTTTAGCGGTGTTAGCTACAAGCTAATGGATCTGCGGCGATGCAAATCCAAAATAATTCTCCAAATTCGAGTAAAAGGGTGATCTCATTAGCTAGAAGAAGCTTAATCGCTGTTCTAAATTTGCGCAAAGCAGTGTACCTTGGAGGAAAAAGCGGTTCAATTTGCAAGTTAGCTCAGGGTACCTCCCGAACGTCGTCATATATTATTCGCAGTTGCCGTCTTTATCGCGAGATTACGCAAAACAGCGCCACCTACCGACCGAGCGGCCGAACCGACAGTTTAGAACATGTGCACGCAACGGTGATGTGAATCTGTGTTAGCTGCGAGATGACAATAAGGATAGCCCGCTAGTCATCGGCCCAGTGTCCCGTTAGAGCGTTTCTTACGGTTTGGATTCTATTTGTTGTACCGAGCTGGTTAGGGGCGTCAGCCAGAAAGAAGCTGTGATTGGCTTTCCAGCGGCGTTGTTGCTAAGTAAGCTAACGTCAGCTAACCATCTCTCCCTGACTTCTAAAAATGGCCACCGTTTTCATTCCTGCTTCTACCAGTGCAGTATTGCTGGACATTGAAGGGACAACGACGCCAATCACGTTTGTAAAGGTAAGTCACAATAGTCCTCCGATCGGCAGTTGTTTAGTCTTATTTTTTAACTGTAATGCTTAAGCACGAGCTATGCTAACAATAGCCTTTTGCCCCGGAGCAGCGTTGTTTGATTGTTGTGGTTCCCTGCAGTCATGTCCAATTGTAACACTGCTTTTTCCCCGTGCTTTTGTATCCTTTTTGTATGGTGTGTTGATTCATCCctatattattttattcaatcGATTatggacccccccctccccgacagGATCACTATATGGCGCGTTTAAATGACTATGGGAAATGTCGGAAAAAACATGCTTAATATTTCCCACTGTAAGTAAGGTttctgtgcacgtttgtgcccTAATGCTACTGATTACTGACGCCAAAAGTACGCCTGATACACGAcacagtaaaaataaatattgtgtAACTATCCTATTAATACATGAGCTTACAGGCTCTATCGTCCTTATAATGTAGGATGAATACATGAgcattttctgtttctgtacCTGTCCGGAAGCAGCTATGAATGCCTGCTCTGTCATTTCCTAGGATGTCTTGTTTCCATACATCAGGGAACATCTTGAGGATTACTTATCCAACCACTGGGAGGAAGATGAGTGTAAGCAAGATGTTCAACTCCTAAAGAAACAGGTGAGGCCTTTAGTTTCCATTTAAATGAGCACAGAAGTGCAACATTTCACAGTAACTTCAGTTGGAAGCAGGAAGACTTGTGTTGAATGTCTGTGAGTGATTGTCATTCATTAatcatttctcctcttttcgcttcatgtaaaaaaaaaaaaaatcttaaaaatcATCAAGAGCTGAAGTAGGGGATGGAATATTGCCTCAGCTTGTAATGGCTTCTGTTTAAATTATTAATCCCAGCTTCCTGTTATGTACAAGATGCTATTGGCAGGTGCCTCATCGCTGATGTTGTTTTGACAAAGGTAACACAAAATATACTGTCTTCCATTATGGCAGCTTGAAGAGGACATTAAGCATAATCGTTCATGTCCTGTCCACACTGTGGACCAGACGGTTCATACAGATGAGGAGAAAGCCATTAGGGAAATAGTGGATAATGTGCTGTGGCAGAtggcagcagacaggaagtcaacaGCACTGAAACAGCTTCAGGGCCACATGTGGAGGTCAGCCTATGCTTCTGGGACAATCAAAGGCGAGTAAGTACATTAATCAATTTCTTTTATTATGCAACACAGATGCTCTCCTTAGTTTGAAGTAAAATCCCAACTGCTCAGAAGGTTCAGATGCATGGAAACTGCATGCATCCAAGCTATTTGAAATTTATTTAAAACTGCATATAAAGTTTAGGTTTCTCTCCTTAAATATAACTATCTGCATAGGTCATTAGGAGGTAATTTTGTCATTAAAACGGGGCTGAAACAATAACCATTTGAATCCACTGTCATCTTGGTGCAAACAGGATTTACCAGGATGTGATCCCATCTATCCGAAGGTGGAAAGAACTGGGACTGAAAGTGTATATCTACTCCTCTGGAAGCGTGGAGGCTCAGAAACTGCTGTTTGGATTCTCTGTTGAAGGAGATGTTTTAGATGCAAGTATTTATCAGTAATCTGCCAAACTccgttttttttgggtttttttgctcgTTGCATTTCTAAAGTCTTGGCCACAGTTTGCTTTCGCTGAtgagacttttcttttttccgttTCAGTTATTCGACGGGCACTTTGACACCACTTTAGGAGCTAAAGTGGAAGGCAAAAGCTACGAGAGGATTGCAGAGAGGATCGGCTGTCGGCCTGAAGAAATTACGTTCTTAACAGACGTCACCCGGGGTAAATATGACAAACATTCCCGCTCCGTTTCCTGTAACGACCAATTACTGTGTTTTAAACTAGCGCGTGCATTGAAAGGGATCCACAGCCGCATGACATGTGATACAAATGTTGCTGATTTGTTAACGTTGTGCATAGATCTTCTTCATCTTTTCAACTCGGTATTATCACCTATGGTCAGAGGTAGAGCAGGAAAGCTCCGTTGATTTCACCTCACAGGGAAATGGATCGATTTTAGGATTTTGTTCTCACCCCTTCATTTGTCGCTGCAGAAGCAAAAGCAGCCGAGGAAGCTGGAGTgaacgtggtggtggtggtccggCCTGGAAACATGGAGCTGACCGATGATGAGAGAGCTCATTACAAACTCATTACGTCCTTTAACCAACTTAAACCGACGGGACCTGTTTAACGTGGAGACCGCAGCGAGACTGGGAGGACTCTTCTAACTTGATCTCACAGTGACCCGTTCCATTTCTCTTTTGTCCACGTCCTCTGCGCTCCTTTATGTAACTCTCTTGTCCTAGATTTTCCCTGCACTGACAGACCAGGAGGTGCTCCTCTTGCAACATCCGCCAGATTGGCTGTTGCAGCTCATCTGTTCAGATTTCCCAGACACATGTCATATTAACAGTTCAGAGGGACTCAAATGGAAAATGACCCTGAATGACCTTGGGAACTGCGGAGGCACTTGATCCGTCATTTTTCTTTACCTCCCAGTTTTCTGTATTTGGATGCCCCTTTGTAGCCAGGCCAGTGTTAATATGAACTTCCCAGATCCACATTTGTGAgtgtaaaatgtcattttgtaAACATTTTCCATTATACATTGTTCTCTCTctacgcacacaaacacacgttgCAGTGTTTTAAAAAGTAGAACTAAAGTTTAGCCATAGAAAGTTTGCATTTCAGActctttaaaatgtgttaattAGTTTTACCGGTGTCGGGTGTCTGTTTAAATGTGCCATCCTGGTTTGTTCAACTGTAATTTTGGTGCTGGAAACTTAAAGTAAGAATTGCCAAATTGGGgttttgtgtgtaaatgtttattCAGGAACGATAATTTGAAATGTTGCTCCCAATAAATGCCTTGTTTCACACCCATGATGGTCTGTTCTCAGTCTGAATGTTATTTTCTAAACATAAAACCAGGTAGGTCTCTGTATCTGACAGGTTCCTTCTCTAAAACGCAGCAGTTACATTTCATACATTCCGACTTATTTTGAAATCAATTTGAAAAACGACTAATCTCAATCAGACTCCAGTCGAGTCTTTCACTCGTTTGCAGCTTCTCACATGCTTACTGATTTTTCCTGTAAGCATGTTGATCATGTTGTAAGCATGTTCTTTGCTGCACTTCCCCTGGAGAAAGACTTCCTCCACAACGTCTTCATATGCCAACAAAGCGACTACAGAAGATCTGCAGAAACCAGACATCTGACAGCAAACACTAATGGAACCATTTACCACtccagaaaatgtaaaaaaaaacaaacaacttggGGTATTTATATAGTGTTTTCAAGGCTTCACACACGTTATAAACTGGAATGTTGGCGCCCCCTTTAGGCAGATCACGAACTGACACTCACTAATCGGGCGCTCCATCCTGAGGTCCTGCAGGACGTTCAGGGCCTCCAGCCGTGCGTGGTGGGAAAAGTGTAACGATGTGAATGAGCTTTGAGCCTGTTTGAACGATACCGTCCTCTCCTGGAGAGACTCGAGTACAGACTCCTGACTTCCTGTATCAATGCGCATCCTCGTCACACAGCGTCGATACTTGAGTCTCATATCCCTACGCGGCATCAAAATATAGAGCATTCAGGTGTAATGTGACAGATGGAAGGATTTACAACTTAGATTTGTTTCATTATTGTCATTAAGTTAATGCATTTTTTAGATTATTTTGCTTCACTCCCACCATTTAGTTGCATAACtgaaagaaggagaagagaacaGATTGATCTATTTTGGTTTGATAACCTGCATTATTTGCCCGTCATTCTTCTCTCTTTCTAAGAATGTTGGATTTGCACTGCTATTCCCCATTCTTCTACACAAAAACCTTCCTTTGTTTAAGGCTCAAACCGTAACATCAactgtgttttaaaatatttaaacagatAAGAAAGAGTTTTCTCATTTGTGGAGAATAgagttttctgttgttgtggGAGACTGCAGCAAAAAACGCTTCCATAATGCAACTGATGGGTAGAACACAAGCAAAATGATCAGCACTGTTAGTCGGTGTTGATATGAGGACAAATGAGAAGGTCCTGGCTGTTTATATAGTgccagcatcttttttttttatttttataaaatctAAATAGAAACAACCTGTTTTCAAATGTACGCATGTGTGTCATATAGACACAGTATATTAATGGACATTGGCGTGGTTGGACGTGGAAAATGGGCTCATAGTAGAGATGCTTGTGTTTATAGTATCTAGAAGTGGGTGGTAAAGTTAGTTGTGAGGTTTTTTTAGAGAGAGGAAACCTAACACTGTATTTGTGTCAATTTACATGAGATTTGGTGAAATTTCATAGAAATAGTGAAGAGTTAAAGACGGAgcttctttgttttctggtACATGGCAGCAAATAAAATAGTCGACactttttccttaaaaaagaGTTGTATGCTATGTTTCTGTTGCAAGGCTGGGTTTAATGCTGTAAAATCCTTCAGCTGAAACCTTTATTTATTGTAAATCAGATCACAACTCCACCACCTTGGAACCTGAGACATAAAGACTATTGCTGGCTGGGCCGACAGCTGGTCACCTTGGTTGATGGACAGGTGTCTGTGCACGTCGTTTCAAAGCGACTGTGTCGGAACTCGACTGCAAATGTGCCATAAAAGAGGAACATGAGCATCACCGGAGCCCACTCCAACGGAACCGCAGACGTGCAGTCGCCCTGAGCATCCAGGACCGTAACTGCATCATGAGTTCAGGTTGAAACAGTTGAAACAGGTTGTGGATATGacgtttcctttgttttttaaaaaaaaatgcaacatcatcaatgatcacTGCGTATTTGACTTTAATCACATGATTGTcacgtgattaaaaaaaatagctgaTTAGATGATATTCAGAGTTTCTGACATGtaatgtttccatgacaacaagagGATACAGAGCACCATGCCGATGGTTATGACTCCGGAAAGCAACGCACGGATGATGCCGATCTTCATCCCTTCATTCTTGATGTCTATCTTTATGGTGATCCAGGTCTCCAGCCAGCAGGCCACCGATCCCACCACAAACGACAGCCAGGCACCGATGTTGTGTATGGTTGGATCAGCGGCATACTAAAAACCAGGAAGTCATTATTTGATACACAGTCATAAAGGGTAAATGTCAGTTGTCTGCACTGTTTACCTGGAAGTTTCCCGCAAGCGTCATTCCAAAGCAGTTAATGCAATTGGCCACCAGAGCGCTGACGTTCAGCCAGACTTCCTTTAATCTGGGTTTCACCTGGAAGAATCTGTAGCAGAAGAGAACGACTCCtgcaaaggagaggaaaagacagtCGAAGTGCTGGATATCCAGTTGAAATAGCTGACTCGGTCTCACCTCCGTATCCTGCCAGGTTCATGACCTGACCCAAGATGCAGCTGGCAGGTGGATAATTACCTGCCATGCTGAATACAGAGAATAGTGTCACTGACATTATTGAAGGACCCATTCTGTCATTTAATCACTTCTTACCTAATATAGGGGGGCTGGAAGAATTGATTCTGGCAGCTGACATGAGATCACGCAGC harbors:
- the si:ch73-234b20.5 gene encoding vesicle-associated membrane protein 8 isoform X1 encodes the protein MDVTSPHEPTRGQSTQVDHVQNQVNEVKVILTDNISKVLQRGERLDDLIGKSDDLQASADSFQRTSTRVARKYWWKNIKMMIIIGIIVLIIIILIILFATNVI
- the mat2al gene encoding methionine adenosyltransferase II, alpha-like isoform X1, with the protein product MLSFRQKKTPLPSCRVNHCYFILYQRSSDSFSPLSDVPAPRFLPPRLFSHSAFVSELKMNPSGATRSGRTFLFTSESVGEGHADKMCDQISDAVLDAYLKEDPDSRVACECVTKTGMILLVGEVTSKATVDLQKVVRNTVKSIGYDDSAKGFDYKTCNVLVALEPQCAEISDCVFEGRDQEDIGAGDQGLMFGYATDETEECMPLTILLAHKLNYRMKELSRTRECPWILPDSKSQVTVEYQDNKGALEPLRVHTVVLSVQHVPEISLKDIRHHLMEKVVKVVIPAKYLDEKTIYHLLPSGKFLLGGPQSDAGLTGRKIIVDTYGGWGGHGGGAFSGKDYSKVDRSGAYAARWVAKSLVKAGLCRRALVQISYAISVSHPLSISVFHYGTSNRDEDELLQIVQKNFDLRPGVIVKELDLKRPIYQSTACYGHFGREEFPWEKPKSLVF
- the mat2al gene encoding methionine adenosyltransferase II, alpha-like isoform X3, which codes for MSLLINKMCDQISDAVLDAYLKEDPDSRVACECVTKTGMILLVGEVTSKATVDLQKVVRNTVKSIGYDDSAKGFDYKTCNVLVALEPQCAEISDCVFEGRDQEDIGAGDQGLMFGYATDETEECMPLTILLAHKLNYRMKELSRTRECPWILPDSKSQVTVEYQDNKGALEPLRVHTVVLSVQHVPEISLKDIRHHLMEKVVKVVIPAKYLDEKTIYHLLPSGKFLLGGPQSDAGLTGRKIIVDTYGGWGGHGGGAFSGKDYSKVDRSGAYAARWVAKSLVKAGLCRRALVQISYAISVSHPLSISVFHYGTSNRDEDELLQIVQKNFDLRPGVIVKELDLKRPIYQSTACYGHFGREEFPWEKPKSLVF
- the si:ch73-234b20.5 gene encoding vesicle-associated membrane protein 8 isoform X2; amino-acid sequence: MDVTSPHEPTRGQSTQVDHVQNQVNEVKVILTDNISKVLQRGERLDDLIGKSDDLQASADSFQRTSTRVARKYWWKNIKMMIIIGIIVLIIIILIILFATNVI
- the mat2al gene encoding methionine adenosyltransferase II, alpha-like isoform X2 encodes the protein MNPSGATRSGRTFLFTSESVGEGHADKMCDQISDAVLDAYLKEDPDSRVACECVTKTGMILLVGEVTSKATVDLQKVVRNTVKSIGYDDSAKGFDYKTCNVLVALEPQCAEISDCVFEGRDQEDIGAGDQGLMFGYATDETEECMPLTILLAHKLNYRMKELSRTRECPWILPDSKSQVTVEYQDNKGALEPLRVHTVVLSVQHVPEISLKDIRHHLMEKVVKVVIPAKYLDEKTIYHLLPSGKFLLGGPQSDAGLTGRKIIVDTYGGWGGHGGGAFSGKDYSKVDRSGAYAARWVAKSLVKAGLCRRALVQISYAISVSHPLSISVFHYGTSNRDEDELLQIVQKNFDLRPGVIVKELDLKRPIYQSTACYGHFGREEFPWEKPKSLVF